In Microcoleus sp. FACHB-831, one genomic interval encodes:
- a CDS encoding TIGR04255 family protein, translating to MHAPKHYSQAPITEAAISLRLELPDDVTLATLTDVHLAIKAAYPMSQDILAFQGQMLAGASVGATASQTQIGYNFLSSDQKHSFQARLDGFTFSRLAPYERWETFRDEAQRLWNIYRSVANPKSISRLALRYINRLDFPLPLDDLKDYLRTVPEVSADLPQGLSGYFMQLQIPQVDLTAMLLLNQAIIPPQNPNVVSVLLDIDLFRDSDFPSEEKALWEILEQLHIRTDQVFEACITDRTRELIN from the coding sequence GCTTCCTGACGATGTGACACTTGCCACCTTGACGGACGTGCATTTAGCTATAAAGGCGGCTTACCCGATGAGTCAAGATATCTTGGCTTTTCAGGGTCAAATGCTGGCAGGTGCTAGTGTTGGGGCTACAGCTAGTCAAACCCAAATAGGCTACAACTTTTTGAGCAGCGACCAGAAGCATAGCTTTCAGGCTCGTCTGGATGGTTTCACATTTAGTAGGCTTGCCCCCTACGAACGCTGGGAAACATTCCGAGATGAAGCACAACGGCTGTGGAATATTTATCGGTCAGTCGCCAACCCCAAAAGCATTTCCCGGTTAGCATTACGATACATAAACCGACTGGATTTCCCTCTGCCTCTAGACGATCTCAAGGACTACCTACGCACAGTCCCTGAAGTTTCAGCAGACTTACCGCAAGGGCTAAGTGGCTACTTTATGCAGTTACAAATCCCCCAAGTGGATTTAACAGCAATGCTCCTTCTAAATCAAGCTATCATTCCACCTCAAAACCCAAATGTGGTTTCTGTCCTCTTAGACATAGACTTATTTCGAGACAGCGATTTTCCTAGCGAAGAAAAAGCGCTCTGGGAGATTCTGGAACAATTGCACATCCGTACAGACCAAGTGTTTGAAGCTTGTATTACTGACCGTACTAGGGAGTTGATAAACTGA